Sequence from the Flavobacterium sp. J372 genome:
TCAGCATAACGGATGTATATTTTATTATTTGGCGCTTCATCATCGCCAAGGTTAGCGCCATTAAGGCTTCCCAGCATTTTATTTATCCATTTATTAGGAACATTAACACTGTAGAGTAATCTTGGGTCATTTGGCTCGAACTCGTCAATAAAACTTTGAGTTGGTGCAAAGAAGCCCCATCCTAGCGGTGCCATCATACCGTTTCCTCTTTTAGGAACCGCATTTCGCTGATGATCAAAAGCAAACACTACTTCATTATCGGTAAACTCAGTCGTGAAGCTGTCAAAGTAGTTGGCGTTAAGACTATAACCCAAGGCAGCTACCTGGTCAACCAACGGGCCTACGGCAGCCCAGTTTTCAGTATATAATTCCGATTTAGCTAATAGTGCAATAGCAGCCGCTTTAGATACCCTCCATTTTTCACTGTCAGATGAGTATTTGCTGTTTGGCAATAAGTTGATAGCTGTAGTTAAATCTTCCTTAACTTGATCCCAGATTATAGCTTTGTCAACACGTACAGCTACATCAAATGCCTCTTGATAACTCTCTACCGGGCGAACAATTAATGGCACATCACCAAAATTTGTAACCAACGAGAAATATAAGTATGACCTGAGAAATAGAGCCTCGGCCAATATTTGTTCTTTGCGGTCTGTAGAAATACCTGTAACAGCCTCAATATTATCTTTTGTTAGATGCGAAATGGCTACATTCAGCCTTTTAATGCCTTCATAATTATATACCCACAAACCATTAGGGCCCGCATTGCTTGCTGTAAAGGTGAAATTATCTATCTGGTCCATCCATGGCTGGTCACCGTCCGGATTCCACTTCTTTTGCATATCATCTGATGCTATGTCCTGGAGAATATAATCATTTTGGAATACGAGTCCGTTAGTCCAGTCCCAGTTGCCCAAAAGGTTGATGCTGTTTGATAGCATATCATAAGAAGAGCGTACAGAATTTTCTAAAATCGTTATAGTAGGAGTATTATCTGCCTGCTCTTTCGGAATTGCACCTACCGGTGGTTTATCAAGTTCATCCTGGCAACCAACTACGGTAATTATACCCAATAGAAGGCTAATTTTTATAAAATTTTTCATAATCCTTT
This genomic interval carries:
- a CDS encoding RagB/SusD family nutrient uptake outer membrane protein — protein: MKNFIKISLLLGIITVVGCQDELDKPPVGAIPKEQADNTPTITILENSVRSSYDMLSNSINLLGNWDWTNGLVFQNDYILQDIASDDMQKKWNPDGDQPWMDQIDNFTFTASNAGPNGLWVYNYEGIKRLNVAISHLTKDNIEAVTGISTDRKEQILAEALFLRSYLYFSLVTNFGDVPLIVRPVESYQEAFDVAVRVDKAIIWDQVKEDLTTAINLLPNSKYSSDSEKWRVSKAAAIALLAKSELYTENWAAVGPLVDQVAALGYSLNANYFDSFTTEFTDNEVVFAFDHQRNAVPKRGNGMMAPLGWGFFAPTQSFIDEFEPNDPRLLYSVNVPNKWINKMLGSLNGANLGDDEAPNNKIYIRYADVLLWKAEALHEQGDQAGAIAIINQIRQRARNGVDANGNIPPAGTLPDRPASNDPAQVKAWLIHERRVELGFENQRLLDLKRWGIAQQVLQAHGKNFQPKHMLYPIPQSEIDASAGTLTQNDY